From one Trueperella pyogenes genomic stretch:
- a CDS encoding YcaO-like family protein codes for MQFDDELRALSELNISWIPVDYCGCSLRVGPAVIEGRGATYSDCLARERANSVNDEVFTASLQPALRGNFLRVITSTPLLVEECATLLRRICSGMQVDQAQSSVLDTVWEMRPNSDLVIHSVLPRSFINPSDKNLPIHPPTFLVDRLYGIVRELTTVAHSPMMPPTLATTQARTTDLSKMSGYINTVFCQGSSIIPSNTAQDDIDRIRKKNFYAAIGESAERYCSNLIDLKPVHYASYNELTRRGFPALDPRELVLFSSRQYETAGFPFQPLTTDLRIGWVEGRYLDDDSAVYVPASLVYVNWYLRQNRHQPRINFPAFAGVAAGMSTEQAILSGLSEIIERHATMVWWLNKHALPHIKLTQSQLALFDGAQEALRPALIHVDNTFNIPVAAGVVHNDISTLVHIGFSCRSTLAEAALKAWSEALTLQEGAHDLKNPDGIHWSAIRDGLLPGRSYKAWREDRCYLDDFRPDLKDVDDLLVQQEVFLDPRAVEHVAPLLDRVPTREPSTVNELPNDRLSTYMEKVYGHGNRIIVVDITSPDVASCGLTVIRTLVPGTVGNTPAAFPYLGNGVVVQEAVKLGWRDRPLAEEDVNNFPMPHA; via the coding sequence GTGCAATTTGACGATGAATTACGGGCACTCAGTGAGCTGAATATATCGTGGATTCCTGTTGATTATTGCGGCTGTTCGTTGCGCGTGGGGCCAGCTGTTATTGAAGGGCGCGGAGCGACGTATAGTGACTGTTTGGCTCGCGAACGTGCTAACTCCGTAAACGACGAGGTATTTACCGCGTCTCTCCAACCAGCTTTGCGTGGCAATTTCCTCCGGGTTATTACTAGTACTCCCCTCCTAGTGGAAGAATGTGCCACATTATTGCGTCGTATCTGCTCTGGGATGCAGGTTGATCAGGCACAAAGCTCTGTTCTCGACACAGTTTGGGAAATGAGACCAAACTCTGATTTAGTAATTCACTCGGTACTTCCCAGAAGTTTCATCAATCCATCGGATAAGAATCTACCTATCCATCCGCCCACATTCTTAGTTGATCGTCTTTACGGGATAGTGCGAGAACTGACTACCGTCGCCCACTCACCTATGATGCCTCCGACGCTGGCCACCACTCAAGCGCGAACAACGGACTTGTCAAAAATGTCAGGATACATCAACACTGTATTTTGCCAAGGTTCAAGCATTATCCCTTCGAATACGGCTCAGGATGACATAGACCGCATTCGCAAGAAAAACTTCTATGCTGCCATTGGAGAATCAGCGGAACGGTATTGTTCAAATCTCATAGATCTAAAACCTGTCCATTACGCCAGTTATAACGAGCTGACAAGGCGTGGCTTTCCAGCACTCGATCCTAGAGAACTTGTGTTGTTCTCATCTAGGCAGTATGAGACTGCGGGTTTTCCCTTTCAGCCCCTCACGACTGACTTGAGAATTGGCTGGGTTGAAGGTCGCTATCTAGACGACGACAGTGCAGTCTATGTTCCAGCATCGCTTGTCTATGTCAATTGGTATCTGCGCCAGAACCGCCATCAACCACGAATTAATTTCCCAGCCTTCGCTGGAGTAGCCGCCGGGATGTCAACCGAACAAGCGATTCTTTCTGGATTGAGCGAAATAATAGAAAGGCATGCCACCATGGTGTGGTGGCTCAACAAACACGCTTTGCCGCATATCAAGCTCACGCAATCTCAGTTAGCGCTATTCGATGGGGCGCAAGAGGCTCTACGCCCGGCATTGATTCACGTGGATAACACGTTCAATATCCCCGTAGCAGCAGGCGTTGTTCACAACGATATATCCACACTTGTCCACATTGGCTTCTCGTGTCGTTCGACGCTAGCAGAAGCCGCGTTAAAAGCTTGGAGCGAGGCACTAACCCTCCAGGAAGGGGCACATGATCTGAAAAACCCCGATGGCATTCACTGGTCAGCTATACGCGATGGATTATTGCCCGGTCGATCTTATAAAGCATGGCGTGAGGATAGGTGCTACCTGGATGACTTCCGTCCAGACTTGAAGGATGTAGACGATCTCTTAGTGCAACAGGAAGTATTCCTTGATCCCCGAGCAGTCGAACACGTCGCCCCATTGCTTGATCGTGTACCTACACGAGAGCCGAGCACAGTTAACGAACTGCCTAATGACCGCCTAAGTACATATATGGAGAAGGTATACGGCCATGGAAACCGCATCATTGTCGTTGATATCACGTCTCCAGATGTGGCCTCCTGCGGGCTGACCGTCATCAGGACGCTTGTGCCTGGAACGGTAGGCAACACGCCAGCCGCATTTCCTTACTTGGGTAATGGTGTAGTTGTTCAGGAGGCTGTCAAGCTCGGGTGGCGTGACAGGCCCCTGGCCGAAGAAGATGTCAACAATTTCCCGATGCCGCACGCTTAG
- a CDS encoding prolyl oligopeptidase family serine peptidase: MNELLFQATPAKIRHSAHRIESLDTSAPVRVSGNIRLPGGSVLFPIWRIRDDKREIYGGWIDADFAVAVLHAGTARVFRAGDFFPPGSFVEPIENEAAGWELLASSFLCSGIHYGIEADGNLVEVTTTTYPFAVKVKHKRIVAISSDGTRIPIDCYGELAISRPTFVHVYGGFGKSNTSFFSSQIASAWLDQGFNIALVHTRGGAEYGASWHEQAQRHGRALVRCDVAAALRALHDQRICSPRQTFLHGMSHGALVVASTAMHSPGLANHYVCRVPIATTRNIHLNSLSREWISEYGDPRTSDWDAFMKYEDPIATPVYGSLKGTSWFVSAYIDDEVTPVAHADLLAEKLRANQAELTYYRYCASATHQGASSTQVRQEHSAQLWAYLTTHARHMDTTHATTPAYGDVFREGEER, from the coding sequence ATGAACGAACTTTTATTTCAAGCCACGCCAGCGAAAATCCGACATTCGGCACACAGAATAGAATCTCTCGACACCTCTGCGCCCGTTCGCGTGAGTGGAAACATACGGTTGCCCGGCGGTTCCGTTCTGTTTCCGATCTGGCGAATTAGAGATGATAAAAGGGAAATATACGGTGGATGGATTGATGCGGACTTTGCAGTCGCAGTCCTGCACGCAGGAACCGCGCGCGTATTTCGCGCTGGAGATTTCTTTCCTCCCGGAAGTTTTGTTGAACCAATTGAGAATGAAGCAGCAGGCTGGGAATTGCTCGCGTCGTCGTTCCTATGCTCAGGCATACATTACGGCATCGAAGCTGACGGCAATCTCGTCGAAGTAACGACGACGACGTATCCTTTCGCTGTAAAGGTCAAACACAAACGCATCGTTGCTATATCCAGCGACGGTACACGTATTCCGATTGATTGCTATGGCGAACTAGCAATCTCTAGGCCCACATTCGTGCACGTGTACGGCGGCTTTGGCAAATCCAATACAAGTTTCTTTTCTTCTCAGATTGCAAGCGCATGGCTTGACCAAGGATTCAATATTGCGCTTGTTCATACTCGAGGAGGAGCGGAATACGGCGCCTCCTGGCATGAACAGGCGCAGCGTCATGGACGCGCACTGGTACGTTGTGATGTCGCAGCAGCTCTTCGCGCCTTACACGACCAACGTATATGTTCGCCACGACAGACTTTCCTACATGGCATGTCGCATGGAGCGCTTGTCGTTGCCTCTACTGCGATGCATTCTCCTGGTCTCGCAAATCATTATGTATGTCGCGTTCCTATAGCGACAACGCGGAATATTCACCTTAACTCCCTCAGCCGTGAATGGATCAGTGAATACGGCGATCCAAGAACCTCTGACTGGGACGCATTTATGAAATATGAAGATCCTATTGCAACTCCAGTTTATGGTTCACTGAAGGGAACGTCGTGGTTTGTTTCGGCCTATATAGACGACGAAGTGACTCCTGTGGCTCATGCGGATCTACTGGCTGAGAAGCTCCGCGCAAATCAAGCTGAACTGACATACTACCGTTATTGCGCATCTGCAACGCACCAAGGGGCATCTTCAACCCAAGTTCGACAAGAGCATTCCGCTCAGTTGTGGGCCTACCTCACCACACACGCACGCCACATGGACACCACTCATGCGACTACTCCCGCATATGGTGATGTGTTCCGAGAAGGCGAGGAACGGTGA
- a CDS encoding FecCD family ABC transporter permease produces the protein MINDRRGRVLLLIALAVLLGICLLLGVALGATDISLSSILHVIRGTLIGDDGGVEQQVITDIRLPRVLLGFATGAGLAMCGLITQSLLRNPLGDPYILGISSGASTGAALVIVMGSSHAILASLGVTVGAFLGALLAMVCVGFLASAGGRITPARIIFAGMAVNYFFSALTSLITVMAKNAAGAKSIVFWILGSLTSASWKDVWIATACTAFAFALFFLMGRRVDVLNLGDDCARSLGTNPRTYRAALIAIVAFTVAVLVSLTGAIGFIGLVIPHLARLLVGSTTRNTLPVAMVAGGILVVAADLCARLIIRPAELPIGILTALVGTPMLMVLIKKHAH, from the coding sequence GTGATAAATGACCGTCGCGGGCGTGTTTTGCTCCTTATTGCGCTAGCTGTTCTACTTGGCATCTGCCTATTATTGGGCGTCGCACTGGGCGCCACCGACATCTCTTTGTCCTCGATACTGCACGTTATTCGAGGTACATTGATTGGCGATGACGGCGGCGTAGAGCAGCAAGTTATTACAGATATTCGTTTGCCGCGCGTGTTGCTAGGATTTGCGACGGGAGCTGGGCTGGCTATGTGCGGCCTGATCACCCAGTCGTTGTTAAGAAATCCGCTAGGTGATCCGTACATCCTTGGCATCTCTTCCGGAGCGTCGACCGGAGCAGCGCTTGTCATTGTTATGGGCAGCTCTCACGCGATCCTCGCTTCGCTCGGAGTGACAGTAGGGGCATTCCTTGGAGCGCTCCTCGCTATGGTCTGCGTGGGGTTCCTCGCCAGTGCAGGAGGCCGCATCACTCCCGCACGAATCATTTTCGCGGGTATGGCCGTTAACTATTTCTTCTCAGCGCTCACAAGCCTAATCACAGTCATGGCTAAAAACGCTGCCGGTGCGAAATCTATTGTGTTCTGGATACTTGGCTCTCTCACCTCAGCATCATGGAAAGACGTGTGGATAGCGACCGCTTGCACCGCCTTTGCTTTCGCGCTGTTCTTTCTTATGGGACGCCGCGTTGACGTACTCAATCTCGGCGACGATTGTGCAAGATCTCTGGGCACTAATCCTCGCACTTACCGAGCAGCGCTCATTGCAATAGTAGCTTTCACCGTTGCCGTCCTCGTCTCGTTGACCGGAGCAATTGGGTTTATTGGGCTGGTTATTCCCCATCTTGCCAGGCTGCTTGTCGGATCAACCACCCGCAATACGCTACCTGTGGCTATGGTCGCTGGCGGGATTCTGGTTGTCGCGGCAGATCTGTGCGCCCGTCTAATTATCCGTCCTGCCGAGCTTCCCATCGGAATCCTCACAGCCTTAGTGGGTACTCCCATGCTCATGGTTTTGATCAAGAAACATGCACACTAG
- a CDS encoding ABC transporter substrate-binding protein, translated as MHSSKMTALIASFAILATGLSACSSTPSKQSESSPSQADKVTVKNCGKEQTFTNKPSKVVSLGVTGLAYLVAAGAEDKVILRANEWGEDPAAWMAGKADNIETVQEPISMEALVAKQPDLVYGGGFQSNGLSPDAVIEKKIPAIVDAPECHYFYPDQKENESFDAILGEITMLGNLLGSQEKAKKTVDDLKSKIDQIAKEKPGQGRSVSYAYYFGEDEGLYSYGTKGVMGEISKTLGLTSAIDPNYHPHQGPIAEEAFVKSDPDMIIVLLGMGGATKESTLARLEKIPGYANMKAVKNNKIIFAESAIAYASPTALYGTINLADQIRH; from the coding sequence ATGCACAGCAGCAAAATGACAGCGTTGATCGCATCCTTTGCCATCCTGGCAACGGGTTTATCTGCTTGCTCATCAACACCATCGAAACAGTCGGAATCTTCGCCTAGCCAGGCTGACAAGGTCACAGTCAAAAACTGTGGTAAAGAACAAACCTTCACAAATAAGCCATCGAAGGTTGTTTCCCTCGGCGTTACGGGACTTGCATATCTCGTTGCAGCTGGGGCAGAAGACAAAGTGATTCTGCGTGCAAATGAATGGGGCGAAGACCCCGCAGCGTGGATGGCTGGTAAAGCAGACAATATTGAAACGGTTCAAGAACCGATTTCCATGGAGGCCCTTGTGGCCAAACAACCAGATTTGGTCTATGGGGGAGGATTCCAATCTAATGGACTATCCCCAGATGCAGTAATCGAAAAGAAAATCCCTGCTATCGTTGACGCGCCAGAGTGCCACTACTTCTATCCTGACCAGAAAGAAAACGAGTCGTTCGATGCGATTTTAGGCGAGATCACGATGCTCGGAAACCTGCTGGGATCACAAGAAAAAGCCAAGAAGACCGTTGACGATCTCAAATCCAAGATAGACCAGATAGCCAAAGAAAAGCCAGGGCAAGGCCGTAGCGTCTCCTACGCCTACTACTTCGGTGAAGACGAAGGGCTCTACAGCTACGGAACAAAGGGCGTCATGGGAGAAATCTCCAAAACCCTAGGACTCACGAGTGCTATTGATCCGAACTACCACCCGCATCAGGGGCCCATCGCTGAAGAAGCCTTTGTTAAGTCAGATCCAGACATGATTATCGTCTTGCTAGGAATGGGCGGGGCAACTAAAGAATCAACTTTGGCACGTTTGGAAAAGATCCCAGGCTACGCGAATATGAAAGCCGTGAAGAACAACAAGATTATCTTCGCTGAATCTGCCATTGCATACGCCTCACCCACAGCACTATACGGAACCATCAACCTCGCAGACCAGATCCGTCATTAG
- a CDS encoding ABC transporter ATP-binding protein, producing MNDLPLNVDQATVRFGSYTAVNRVSFQVKPGKILGIAGPNGSGKTTLLRSLFGAQALAAGTITLEGNPLHKMRASQISKKVSVVSQFEHDTDRMRVEEFVLLGRAPHRTDFQGYSDTDHDIVSQALHRVGMSGVKDRYFTTLSGGERQRVLIARALTQQCPCMLLDEPTNHLDVKYQHQVLTLVREVAPTAVIVLHDLNLVARYCDEVIVMNHGAIACQGHPTTTLSKELIADIYGVEAVEVYDGDIKQFIFR from the coding sequence GTGAACGATCTTCCTTTGAATGTTGATCAAGCAACCGTGCGATTTGGCTCTTACACGGCCGTTAACCGGGTTTCCTTTCAGGTGAAACCCGGAAAGATCCTCGGTATAGCCGGCCCCAACGGTTCAGGAAAAACAACGCTTTTGCGCTCTCTGTTTGGGGCGCAAGCCCTCGCCGCTGGGACAATTACACTCGAAGGAAATCCACTGCACAAAATGCGGGCATCACAGATCAGCAAAAAAGTATCTGTGGTCTCTCAGTTCGAGCACGACACTGATCGGATGCGAGTAGAGGAGTTCGTCCTCTTGGGACGAGCTCCTCACCGCACCGATTTCCAAGGATATTCGGATACAGACCATGACATTGTCAGCCAAGCCCTCCACAGAGTCGGCATGTCTGGGGTTAAAGACCGGTATTTCACCACACTCTCAGGTGGAGAGCGCCAACGCGTTCTTATCGCTAGAGCTTTGACTCAGCAATGCCCCTGTATGCTGCTGGACGAGCCGACTAATCACCTAGACGTGAAATATCAGCATCAAGTCCTTACTCTCGTACGTGAGGTTGCACCTACAGCAGTAATCGTCTTACATGATCTGAATCTTGTCGCACGATATTGCGACGAAGTCATCGTCATGAACCATGGGGCAATCGCTTGCCAAGGCCATCCAACAACTACCCTCTCCAAGGAACTTATCGCCGACATCTACGGCGTGGAAGCCGTCGAAGTATACGACGGGGATATCAAACAATTCATCTTTCGATGA
- a CDS encoding methyltransferase domain-containing protein has translation MADSSFPPRSGSDIAQVDTEITVENGCWTFSHGVANSFVSHVRKSVPLYDDGHFMAAELASCFSLPNGTAYELGVSTGELIAKLACHNARTQSVNWIGIDCENEMIAKAREHCAGLKNVELIEANLENFSFETCDFVVDFLTTQFLSHSKKIELFKNIFESLREGGAFFTYSKILQQDAFFQELALLLYSRFKTYNGLSAEHVVTKSESVYGVIKPETSASMIDSLRCVGFEKVTPVIRYMNFEGFLAVK, from the coding sequence ATGGCTGATTCATCTTTTCCGCCGAGGTCGGGGTCAGATATAGCACAGGTCGACACCGAGATTACTGTGGAAAACGGCTGCTGGACGTTTTCTCATGGAGTCGCCAATTCCTTCGTTAGTCATGTACGTAAATCTGTACCTTTGTATGACGATGGTCATTTTATGGCAGCCGAGTTGGCCAGTTGTTTCTCGTTACCGAACGGAACAGCTTATGAACTGGGCGTTTCTACCGGTGAGCTGATTGCCAAGCTTGCCTGCCATAACGCCAGAACTCAATCTGTGAATTGGATAGGTATCGATTGTGAAAATGAGATGATCGCAAAGGCACGTGAACATTGTGCAGGCTTAAAGAACGTTGAGCTAATAGAAGCAAATCTGGAAAACTTCAGTTTTGAAACGTGCGATTTCGTGGTGGATTTTCTTACGACGCAGTTCCTGTCTCATTCCAAAAAAATCGAGCTTTTCAAGAACATATTTGAAAGTCTTCGCGAAGGTGGGGCGTTCTTTACGTATTCGAAAATTCTTCAGCAGGACGCATTCTTTCAAGAACTTGCATTACTGCTTTATTCACGGTTTAAGACATATAACGGATTAAGCGCTGAACACGTGGTGACGAAATCTGAGAGTGTTTACGGTGTCATTAAACCTGAAACGTCGGCATCTATGATTGATTCGTTGCGTTGCGTTGGTTTTGAGAAGGTTACTCCTGTGATTAGATATATGAATTTTGAAGGATTTCTAGCTGTCAAGTAG
- a CDS encoding class I SAM-dependent methyltransferase: MLNPEVDLDGMNNYIYGQEWSQLWQRYFSERPTTQASADFLASLIPHGRALEIGVGSGRVAIPLSERGVKVTGLDTSAHMLRYLEEKDTQHSIDAVLDDAQSFNLPRKNFDLVYFISWGLHMLLTDEAQQNCFDRASAHLACGGYFVVELMRPEGYPFGGTGLNVLKIDKGSVIAAGEMHDPQQRILLNAYLMFNDGETPRIHTSASHYCSTEQLDEMASHSGMKLHQAYETWDGSPIVDDSPTMIRVYRKGCDG; encoded by the coding sequence ATGTTAAACCCTGAGGTAGACCTAGATGGGATGAATAATTACATCTATGGGCAGGAGTGGTCGCAGTTATGGCAGAGGTATTTTTCTGAGCGACCGACTACGCAAGCAAGTGCTGATTTTCTGGCTTCGTTAATTCCTCATGGACGAGCATTAGAGATAGGGGTCGGTAGTGGGCGGGTTGCTATTCCGTTGTCCGAACGTGGTGTAAAAGTTACTGGCCTCGATACATCTGCTCATATGCTTCGATATCTTGAAGAAAAAGATACTCAGCACTCGATTGATGCAGTATTGGATGATGCACAAAGTTTTAACTTGCCCCGTAAGAACTTTGATCTTGTTTATTTTATTTCGTGGGGGCTTCACATGCTGTTAACCGATGAAGCACAACAGAACTGTTTCGACAGAGCTTCAGCTCATTTGGCATGTGGAGGCTATTTTGTCGTCGAGTTAATGCGCCCAGAAGGCTACCCTTTTGGTGGTACAGGGCTCAATGTGCTTAAAATCGATAAGGGATCAGTCATAGCGGCTGGAGAGATGCATGATCCGCAGCAGCGTATTTTACTCAACGCCTATCTGATGTTTAATGACGGGGAAACTCCACGGATTCATACTTCTGCTTCCCATTATTGCTCTACCGAGCAGTTAGACGAGATGGCTAGTCATAGCGGAATGAAACTGCATCAGGCTTATGAAACATGGGATGGCTCACCGATTGTCGATGACTCTCCTACGATGATCCGTGTGTATCGGAAGGGCTGCGATGGCTGA
- a CDS encoding sugar kinase → MSVIKLRPAAECAFDIVSLGEVMLRLDPGEGRIRTTRSFAASEGGGEYNVARGLRRCFGKRGAIVTALVRDEVGRLLEDCILTGGLDTRFIKWVESDGIGRSVRNGLNFTERGYGVRGAVGTSDRGNTAISQMQPEDIDWEYLFGELGVRWLHTGGIFTALSESTAEVAKAAMKTAKKYGTVVSYDLNYRPSLWKSIGGQAKAQEVNKELAQYVDVMIGNEEDFTASLGFEIEGANENLDNLEVDSFRKMIEAASAAYPNFQAIGTTMREVKTATINNWSAVAWTREEGFVKATQRDGLEILDRVGGGDSFASGLIYGIMEKDSIQDAVEYGAAHGALAMTTPGDTTMASLEEVERLVAGGGARVQR, encoded by the coding sequence GTGAGTGTTATCAAGTTGCGTCCGGCGGCCGAATGCGCCTTTGACATCGTCTCTTTGGGTGAGGTCATGCTTCGTCTAGATCCGGGCGAGGGGCGTATTCGCACCACGCGCTCCTTCGCTGCTTCCGAGGGTGGCGGGGAGTACAACGTGGCTCGTGGCCTGCGGCGTTGCTTCGGCAAGCGCGGAGCCATCGTCACCGCGCTCGTGCGCGACGAGGTCGGCCGGTTGCTCGAGGACTGCATTCTCACCGGCGGGCTCGACACCCGTTTTATTAAGTGGGTCGAATCCGATGGTATCGGGCGCAGCGTGCGCAACGGGCTGAATTTCACCGAGCGCGGCTACGGCGTGCGCGGCGCGGTGGGCACCTCCGACCGTGGCAACACCGCCATCTCGCAGATGCAGCCCGAGGATATCGACTGGGAGTACCTGTTCGGCGAACTGGGCGTGCGTTGGTTGCACACCGGTGGTATCTTCACCGCGCTGTCAGAATCCACCGCCGAGGTGGCTAAGGCCGCGATGAAGACCGCGAAGAAATACGGCACGGTCGTCTCCTACGACCTCAACTACCGGCCCTCGCTGTGGAAGTCGATCGGTGGACAGGCTAAGGCCCAGGAAGTCAACAAAGAGCTGGCCCAGTACGTTGACGTCATGATCGGCAACGAGGAGGACTTCACAGCCTCCCTCGGATTCGAGATCGAGGGCGCGAACGAGAACCTCGACAACCTAGAGGTCGATTCCTTCCGTAAGATGATCGAAGCAGCCTCGGCGGCTTACCCGAACTTCCAGGCGATCGGCACCACGATGCGCGAGGTCAAGACGGCGACGATCAACAACTGGTCCGCCGTCGCGTGGACTCGAGAGGAAGGCTTCGTCAAGGCTACCCAGCGCGACGGCCTGGAGATCCTCGACCGCGTGGGTGGCGGCGATTCCTTCGCCTCCGGGTTGATCTACGGGATCATGGAGAAGGACTCGATCCAAGACGCCGTCGAGTACGGCGCTGCCCATGGCGCGCTCGCGATGACTACGCCGGGCGACACCACGATGGCGTCACTTGAAGAAGTAGAGCGCCTCGTGGCCGGCGGGGGTGCGCGCGTCCAGCGCTAG
- a CDS encoding bifunctional 4-hydroxy-2-oxoglutarate aldolase/2-dehydro-3-deoxy-phosphogluconate aldolase → MVQIPDVLPFLAHNPIIPVVVIDDAADAVAVGEALVAGGIHCAEVTFRTAAGADAIAAMSDVEGMSVGAGTVLNREQAERAADLGAKFFVSPGFSLGVAQVADERSVAYLPGVQTATEIMMALDVGAKAVKFFPGGEAGGLKMVKALRGPFPTTAFVPSGGVNLGNMGEWLADPAIAAVSGSWMIKRDLINNKEFAKITELSFEATAKVKELRQ, encoded by the coding sequence ATGGTTCAGATTCCAGATGTGCTCCCGTTCCTGGCACACAACCCGATCATCCCCGTCGTCGTTATTGACGACGCCGCCGACGCCGTCGCCGTCGGGGAAGCCCTCGTGGCTGGCGGCATTCACTGCGCCGAAGTGACCTTCCGAACCGCCGCCGGCGCAGACGCCATTGCGGCTATGTCGGATGTGGAGGGCATGAGCGTGGGTGCAGGCACCGTGCTGAACCGCGAGCAGGCCGAGCGCGCAGCCGACCTCGGCGCGAAGTTCTTCGTCTCGCCGGGCTTCAGCCTGGGCGTTGCCCAGGTTGCCGACGAGCGCTCCGTCGCCTACCTGCCCGGCGTCCAGACTGCGACCGAGATCATGATGGCGCTCGACGTCGGCGCTAAGGCGGTGAAGTTCTTCCCCGGCGGTGAGGCCGGCGGGTTGAAGATGGTCAAGGCGCTGCGTGGCCCCTTCCCGACCACGGCATTCGTACCCTCAGGCGGCGTGAACCTGGGGAATATGGGGGAGTGGCTCGCCGATCCGGCCATCGCCGCCGTATCGGGATCGTGGATGATTAAGCGCGATCTGATCAACAATAAGGAATTCGCCAAGATCACCGAGCTTTCGTTTGAGGCGACGGCGAAGGTAAAGGAGTTGCGCCAGTGA
- the uxuA gene encoding mannonate dehydratase, with translation MKMTFRWYGAGFDPIPLQYIKQIPGVTGIMGTLSYKQAGENWEKEEIKELIDAVHAAGLECEIIESVNVHEDIKLGLDTRDEYIENYKTTLENLAEFGVKVVVYNFMPVFDWLRTDLFHEDPRDGSTSLYYDHDKIQGMTPQDIVNNTEEDSGGLTLPGWEPERLARLDEVMALYQGMTGDKLRENWKYFLEAIMPTCERVGIKMACHPDDPAWDLFGIPRVYKNMDDIVKILDLHESKNHGLCVCIGSLGSETTNDLPAILRYVGGRGRLHAAHMRNVKHFSDRTFKEAAHLSRDGDNPMEECMAVLYDVEKEAAQAGESFDIYVRPDHGRMIWGEQGRPGYPLYDRALGAQYLLGLWDATVAQRQKAEEAANAGSDA, from the coding sequence ATGAAAATGACTTTCCGCTGGTATGGCGCAGGTTTTGATCCCATCCCGCTGCAATACATTAAGCAGATTCCCGGTGTCACCGGCATCATGGGCACGCTGTCCTATAAGCAGGCTGGCGAGAACTGGGAAAAGGAAGAAATCAAGGAGCTCATCGACGCTGTCCACGCTGCCGGGCTCGAGTGCGAGATCATCGAATCGGTCAATGTCCACGAGGACATCAAACTTGGCCTCGACACCCGTGATGAGTACATCGAGAACTACAAGACCACGCTCGAGAACCTCGCCGAATTTGGCGTGAAGGTCGTGGTGTACAACTTCATGCCGGTCTTCGACTGGCTGCGCACCGACCTGTTCCATGAGGACCCGCGGGACGGGTCGACCTCCCTCTACTACGACCACGACAAGATCCAGGGCATGACCCCGCAGGACATCGTGAACAATACCGAAGAAGACTCCGGCGGCCTCACTCTGCCCGGCTGGGAGCCGGAGCGTTTGGCTCGCCTGGACGAAGTCATGGCGCTCTACCAGGGCATGACCGGCGACAAGCTGCGCGAAAACTGGAAGTACTTCCTCGAGGCCATCATGCCCACCTGTGAGCGCGTGGGCATCAAGATGGCGTGCCACCCCGACGATCCGGCCTGGGATCTGTTTGGCATTCCGCGTGTGTACAAGAACATGGACGACATCGTCAAGATCCTCGATCTGCACGAGTCCAAGAACCACGGCCTGTGTGTGTGCATCGGCTCGCTCGGATCGGAGACGACGAACGATCTGCCAGCAATCCTGCGCTACGTGGGCGGCCGCGGACGCCTGCACGCCGCGCACATGCGCAACGTCAAGCACTTCTCCGATCGCACCTTCAAGGAAGCGGCGCACCTCTCGCGCGACGGCGACAACCCGATGGAAGAGTGCATGGCAGTGCTCTACGACGTCGAAAAGGAAGCTGCGCAGGCAGGCGAGTCCTTCGACATTTATGTTCGCCCCGATCACGGCCGCATGATCTGGGGTGAGCAGGGCCGTCCCGGATACCCGCTGTACGATCGCGCCCTCGGCGCCCAGTACCTCCTAGGGCTGTGGGATGCCACCGTCGCACAGCGCCAGAAGGCCGAAGAAGCGGCCAACGCCGGGAGTGACGCCTAA